The stretch of DNA GACCCAGCCGGCGTAGCTCGTCTTGCAGGCGCCCGTCGTGGTGAGCGGTGGCGAGCCGGTCGACCCATTCGGAGGCGGTGGCGAACTGGACGCGGTGGCCGGCCTGGCAGGCCCGGACGGCCAGGCCGGTGGCCAGGTGGGTCTTGCCGGTGCCGGGCGGGCCGAGGAACACCACGTTCTCCCGGGCCGTGACGAAGTCCAGGGTGCCCAGGTGGGCGATCTGGTCGCGGGCCAGGCCGCGGGCGTGGTCGAAGTCGAAGTCCTCCAGGGACTTGCGGGCCGGAAACCTCGCGGCGCGGATGCGTCCTTCCCCGCCGTGGGCCTCGCGGGCGGCGACCTCGCGTTGCAGGCAGGCGGCCAGGAACTCTTCGTGGGTCCAGGACTCGGCGCGGGCCCGCTCGGCGAGCCGGTCGACTGCGTCCCGCAGGGTCGGGGCCTTCAGCGCTCGGGTCAGGAACGCGAGCTCGCTGGTCACGTCCCTGGTCGGGGTCTTGGTGGTCATCAGGCCACGTCCGTCAGACCGAACGCGGCGTCATAGGCGCCCAGGTCGCGTTGCTCGACCTCATCGGCCGGGTCTGGGATCGTCGGCCGGTGCGCCGCAGCCGACGCCATCGCCAGCGCTGCGGCCCGGTGGGCGGGGTCGGTGATCGTCTGCCAGCGCGCCCAGCACCGCTCGTGGGACGCGACGGTCTTGGCTCCCAGGCTGACGGTGACTCGCTCGAGGTCGGCGACCACGTCGACGAACCTGCCGACCGCGACCGGGTCGACCGAGTAGTCGTTGGAGCCCAGGCGCACGTAGTGATCGCGCGGCAACCGGACCCGCGCCCGCCAGCCCAGCTGCGGAGCGACCGGCGGCAGGGCGAGCATCGCGTCGCGGTCCGCGGCCCACCGCTCGACGGGCTTGCAGCCCAACGCCCGATGCGAGCGACGGTTCGCAAGAGGCAACCACTCGCTGAGCTGGGCGTTGAAGTCGCCCGGATCGGTGAACGTGCGCCCCGGCAGGAACGACGACTCCAGGTAGCCGTTCGCGCGTTCGACCAGCCCCTTGGCCTCCGGGTCCCGCGGCCGGCACTGGTGCACCCCGATGCCCAGGACCCCGCGGAACGCCTCGAAGTCCTCGGTGAGCTTCGGCTTGCCCGCGCGCCAGGACCCGACCGCGGCCTCGTTGTCCCAGACCAGCTCGCGCGGGACCACACCCATGCCCGACAGCAGCAACCAGTGACCGGCGATCAGGTCCGGCGCCTGCCGGGAGGGCAGCATCGTGGCGAACATCATCCGCGAGTAGCCCGCGACCATCACCAGCACCGGCGGGGACCCGACCTGCCCGGCACCCAGCGGCACGTCGACCGGCGGGAACCACAAGTCGCACTGCACCCGCGCCCCGGCCTCGTAGCTGGTCCGGGTCGCCGGATCCGACGGCAGATAGTACGGGCGCAGCACCCGAACTCGGTCCTTCAAGATCGTCAACGAGTGCGCCCAGCCGATCCGCTGCGCGATCACCGTGGCCGGCATCGTCGGGCACGAAGCCAACAACCCGCGGATGACCGGTTCGACCTGGTCGACCAACGACCCCTTCGCAGCTCGCTCGTACTTCGGCGGCCGATCACTGGCCAACGCCTTCTTGACCGTGTTCCTCGCGATGCCGAGCTCGCGCGCGATCGCCGAGAGCGCCATCCCCTCGACCCGACGCAGCCGACGGACCTCAGCCCAGTCCTCCACACCGATCACCCTCCGCAGGATCACGGCAGCCTGGTCAGATTTCAGCCGACGATCCCTGATCAGTCTTCAGGCGTCGCCGACACCCAGGCACTTCTATCGAGGTCGCCTGTGGCGCGTAATGCGGACTGCTGGACCACGGTGTGCCGTCGATTGCGATGCCCGCTGTCTGAGAGATGCAGACCGTGGAGAAGGCTGCGGTCTGGCCCGCCTGATGCGAGGGCGTCGAGGCGCGGGTCCTCCGGCCGGAGCACCGGGGCGGGTCGCCACGGCGGGTCGCAGTGCCGGCGAGAAGCGGGCGGCCAGGCGCTCGCCTATGTATGCGAGGAGCCACACCGGCGGAGAGATCCAGGCCCCTACGTAGAAGATCGCGAAGGCGACGAAGTACTGCCAGACCGGGCCGGCGGAGCGGAACGCCACGAGGACCGCGCCGGAGGCGATGGCTGACAGCACGGCCATCCATCTGACCCACCGCCGGAGCTCGAAACGCTCCTCCGGTGTGGTGCGCACAAGGCTCATCGTCGTCCTCGGCTGTGCGGGTCGTCCTTGAACTCCCGGCCAGCATCAACGTACTCCGGAGCCGCCTCCCAGCGGAGGCTCTGTCGCGAAGGACCGTCCATGAGGCGGACCTGAGGCTGGTTCGCGAGAGTTCTGCGAGAGTCGGGGGTGCTACGTCCCTGGGGCGGGGTGGAGCGCGGCCAGTCGTACACTTGTTCGAGTGACCGACGATCGTCGAACGGCCGCAGACGACCAGGACGTCCTGGGCTTCGACGCTCACGCCGACCGATACCAGGGCATTCGCAACGAGAGGCCGATTCCGCCGTCGGAGCGGCAAGTGATCGCCAAGCCTGCGATCGACGTAACGGCCTGGATCGTGTGGGAGAGAGACGGTCTCGAGGTGATCGACAGCAGGGCGGAGGCATGGGCTGGCCGGGACGTGCTCGTCGCGATGCGAGACAAGCGGTGGCGGCTGCTCGGGGTGTGGCTCGCGGCGCAGGACGTGAGGCGGCGGTAGGAGAGCTCGGGCACCGTGCATGCCGGCCGAGCCGCACGAGCTCGGTTCTGCGGAATCACCCGCTCCTGGACTTTCGTCCAGGTTCCCCTAGTGCCTACGGTCGGCGCGCGAACGCAGCGCGAGCTGGGTGATGCGAACGGTCACGGGGTTCCCGGTTCCCAGGGGGAGAACCGGGAACCCCAACGTCTGTCTGGCGTCTGCCGCCGCACGCCTGAGCGGCGCGTTGCCCACTGTGACGAGGGTGCGGACTTGCGGCCGGGCGACGCACCCGGCTGACGCCGGGCACGTCCTCGTGGCGTGCGCTTCGAGGACATCACGGTGACATCTGTGTCAGCGCGGTGATGTCACTGCGTTGTACAGCGCCTCTGCGGAACCTCTCTCGTGTCCACGCGACACGAGGAGGCGAGCATGACGACCGAGCATCGACGTGACCAGCTGGAATCCCGCCCGAGGATCGTCCGCACGAGCGAGTGCCTGCTGCAGGCGCTCGACGTCATCGACGACGAGGGCTGGGACGGGCCGACGGGTACGGCTCTGCTGAGCTTCATCCGATCGGACCTGGCCCGGCCCCTGGCGATCGAGTGTGACCTGCGGGGCTTCGTGGCTGCGCAGGCCGAGGCCTCCGCGTGGCAGGCGGCGTGGCGCGTGCTCACCATGCCGCAGCTGCGCGTCGCCGACTCGCCGTGGGGCGTTGTCTGGCGTGCGGCGAGACGCGCCGTGCACGGCGAGGTTGCCGCTGCCTCGTTCGGCACGTCCGAGCGGCACGCGTGGCACCTGCTCGCGGCCGACGGCATTCCGACCCCGCGTCTGGAGAGCCTCGACAAGTGGGCGGGCGCAGGCCTCGATGCGGTGAGCGACGAGTATCTGGCCGTGGGCGTCGACTTCGTCGTCGCGCAACGGCGAGCGGAGGTCGCTCTGTCGCGGGTCGGTTGGAGCCGCGATCAGGCCCAGGACATCGTGGCTACTGCTGTCGACGTCCAGGCGCTACCGAGGGACCCGCGGTGCACCCTCGTCGGCTGGCGCACCATGGCCGAGGAGCTCCGTCTGCCTCCTTGGCAGGCCCGCCGCCTGTGCATCGTCCTGCTCGGCACCCCGGACTGGTCGGGGCTCATCCCGCGGTTGCTTGCCGACGGCTCCGCCGCGTTGCGGGAGCCGGGCATGCACGCCGCACTGCGATCGACGCGGGTTCGCCGACACAGGTCGCCGGTCCTTGCGGCGCGTCGGGGTCTCGGTGCTCGCGGCGGCTCGTGCGCCGTTGTCCGTCGAGCAGGTCCTGGCCGCGTGTGTCGCGATGGACGGGCAGGCGCACCGGGTGATGCTGCCCGGCGTCGCGGACCCGCGTCAGGCGCGGCCGCTGGCCGGTACGTGGAGCGCGCTGGTCGAGGTGGCCCGGGACTTGTCGGCTGGCGGGGTCGACGTGGTTGTGGACGTGGGGCGTCTGGGTCATCGGTCGGAGCCGAGCGTGTGGCTGGAGGCGGCCGACCTGCTCGCGGTCGTGGTGCGCGGGGAGTTGTCCACGGTGCTGCCGGCGGCCGCAGCCGTCCGCGCGCTTGGCGCGGCACGTGCCGCCCGCTCGGGTGTTGTGGGCGTGGTCGTGGACCCCGACCCGTACAGCACTGCGGAGATCGCCTCGGCTCTGGGCGTGGCGGACGTGCTGACGCTGCCGCGTGACGCCCGAGCTGCTCGCGCGCTGATGAATGGCGCCAGTGGCGGGTGGCTGGACCGGTCGCCTCTGATGCGGTCGGCACGGTCGCTCGTGCAGCGGTTGACCGATCTCGTCCCCGACGTGACGCCGGCGGTGGCACGGTGACCGGCCTCGACGACCGGCCCAGGTCGGAACTCGTCCCGGCTGCCACGTCCCTCGCGACGGCGATACCGCGGCCGGCCCCCGGTGAACCCGTGCTGCCGGCAGCGGACCCGGTCACGGTGCGTCAGGTGCGTGCGGTGGTGGCCGAGCAGCTGGCAGAGCGGTTGCAGGCCCGGTCGGTGCAGTCGTCGGATGCCCGCCGGGAGCTGGCTCGTTCGCTCGTGGCTGCCGAGCTGTCCGAGCGTGGACGCGAACGGGTCCGCCATGGCGACGAGCCGTGGCCGGTCGAGGTGGAGCTGGCGACGGCTCGCGCGGTCATGGCGGCACTGTTCGGGTTGGGCCGGCTGCAGCCGCTGATCGACGACCCGGACGTGGAGAACATCGAGGTCGACGGCCACGACCAGGTGTGGGTGTCCTACGCCGACGGTCGAGACGTGCGCCACCCACCCGTGGCCGACTCCGACGCCGAGCTGATCGAGATGCTGCAGCTGCTCGCCGCGCGCACGGGCGGCGCCGAGCGGACGTTCACCTCCGCGCACCCCGCGCTGCATCTGCGGCTGGGCGACGGGTCTCGCTTGGCGGCCGTGGCCTGGACCACGCCCAAGCCGCACGTGGTGATCCGCCGGCACCGGGTGCGGGACATCGACCTGGACGACCTGATCGCGCTGGGCACGCTGGACTCCGCGCTGGCCGCGTTCCTGCGGGCGGCGGTCCGGGCCGGCAAGAACATCGTCGTGACCGGTCTGCAGAACGCCGGCAAGACCACCCTGATCCGGGCCTTGGCCAACGAGTTCGACCCGATGGAACGGTTCGCCACCATCGAGAAGGAGTACGAGCTGCACCTGCACGACCTGCCCGACCGGCACCCCCGCGTCGTCGCCCTGGAAGCCCGGGAGGGCTCCGCCGAGCATGACGGCGCCGGCAGGCGGCCAGGGGAGGTGAGCCTGTCCGACCTTGTGGTGGACGCGCTGCGGTTGAACCTGCGTCGGATCATCGTCGGAGAGGTCCGCGGGCCCGAGGTGCTGCCGATGCTCGAGGCCATGTCGACCGGCGACGGGTCGCTGTGCACGCTGCACTCGCGCACCGCGACCCACGCGATCGACCGGATCGTCACCTTGTGCCTGTCGGCCGGGGTGCACATGACCGACACGTTCGCCTACCGGCTGCTGGCCGGAGCGGTCGACCTGATCGTGCACATCGAGCTGCTCACCGAGCACGGCCAGCGGCGCCGCTACGTCTCCCAGGTGCTCGAGATCAACGGGCTGGGGGAGACCAACCGCCCGGCAACGACCGCCGTCTTCGGTCCGGGCGTGGACGGGCGTGCGGTCCCGCTGCACCGACCGGGGTTCCTCCCCGAGCTGGTCCGCGCCGGCTTCGACGAGCGTGTGCTCGACCACCGCGACGGGACGTGGACGACGGCACTGGACGGTGCGCGATGAGCACCGTGATCGCCGCCGTGGCCGGTGCGCTGGTCGTCGCGGGAGTGCTGATGGCTCTCGTCGGCGTGCGGCGCTCGGAACCGTCGCCGCCCAAGCAGCGGCGACGCCGGCCGCGGCCACGCTCGGCGGCGGACTGGTGGGGCCGGTGGCGGTGGGGCACCGCCGGCGGCCTCGGGCTAGTTGTGTGGGCCGTGAGCGGATGGCCCGTGGCCGGGATGATCGTCGCCGCGGTGCTCGTCGGGCTGCCGTACCTGCTCGGGTCGGCGAAGGTCGCCGCCCGCCAGATCGACCGGGTCGAGGCCATCGAGGAGTGGACCCGCCGCCTGGCCGACGTCCTGGCGACGGGCGTCGGACTGGAGCAGGCGCTGACAGCGTCGGCCACGACATGCCCGCCGCCGCTGCGCAGCGAGGTCACGGCCCTGGTGGCGCGGCTGACGGCCCGCTGGCCGGCCGAGCAGGCCCTGGGGGCGTTCGCGGACGACCTGGACGACGCCGCCGGCGACTTCGTCGTCGCTTCTCTGTTGCTGGCCTCCCGACGCCGCGGCCCGGGGCTGTCCGGCGTCCTGACCGCGGTCGCGGGATCGGTGGCCGACGAGGTCGCCGCCCGACGCAAGGTCGAGGCCGAACGCGCCAAGCCCCGCTCCACCGCCCGCCTCGTCACCCTCATCACCCTCGGTGTGGCCGGCGTGCTCGCGCTCAACGGCACCTACCTGGCCCCCTACGGCGACGGGCTCGGTCAGCTGGTCCTGGCCGCCATCGCCGCCGCGTTCACCGGCTGCCTGCTGTGGATGCGCGCCCTGACGCTGACCCCGCCGGCCCCGCGGTTCCTGACGACCGGTGCGGATGGGGGTGCGCGATGACGCCGCTGTGGCTGACGCTGCTGGCCGGAGGGCTCGTCGGCGGAGGCCTCATCGTCGCCCTCGCGGGACTGTCACCGGCCCACCCAGACCTAGCCGACGCCGTGCACCGGCTCTTGCCCACCGACGAGGACCTGCGGCTCACCGCGAGACCAGTCGCGACGGGACGGGCCGCCCGGCTCAGAGCCCGGGCACTCCCGCAGGTGGCGCACGGGCTCGGCCTCGACCGGTTCGCCACCGACCTGCGCACGCTGCACCTGACGCCGGAGGATCTGGCAGCCAAGAAGGTCGGCTACACCCTCGTCGGCCTCGTCTTCCCACCCCTCATGTCGACAGTTCTGCTGGTCGCAGGGGTCCGCCTACCGTTCACGGTGCCGACCGCAGCCGGGCTCGTGCTTGGCGGGGTGTTCTTCTTCCTGCCCGACCTGTCCCTGCGGCAGGACGCCACCAAGGCCCGTGCGGCCCTGCGTTCGGCGACCTGCGTCTTCCTCGAGCTGGTCGCGATGGAACGCCTCGCCGACGCCGGCCCCACCGAAGCCCTCGACCGAGCAGCAGCCATCGGCGGATCGGCGCAGTTCACCCGCATCAGCGACGCACTCCTGCGCGCCGAGCTGGCCGGGCAACCGTCCTGGACCGGCCTGACCGACCTGGCCGCCGAGACCGGGGTGAGCGAGCTGGCCGACACCGCCGACATCATGCGGCTGGCCGGCCGCGACGGAGCCGCCGTCTACGCCACCCTGCGCGCCCGTGCCGCATCCCTGCGGACCCAGCTGCTGGCCTCCTCGACCGCCCAGGCGAACGCCGCCTCCGAACACATGGTCGTGCCCGTGTCCCTGCTCGGCCTGTGCTTCATGGCCCTGCTGGGCTACCCCGCCCTGATGCGCATCCTGCTGTCCTGAACGGAGAAGACCATGCCCGTCCTGCTCACGCTCAGCTACCTGCACGCGATGGTCACCACCACCCGCGCCGACGTGCGTCGGCACGTAAACAGCGACGTGGGAGCGACCACGCTCGAGCTGGTGATCATCGTTCTCGGGCTCATCCTGGTCGCCGGGCTCCTCGTCGCAGCGATCACTGCCGCCGTCCAGCGACGCGTCAACCAGATCAACTGATGCGCACGCGACAACCCCGTTGCCCGACCGCCCGCGACCGTGGGTCGGTCAGCGTCGAGCTGGCTATCGTCTTCCCCGCACTGCTGGTCATCGTCACCGCGCTGATCCAGTACGCGCTGTGGTTCCACGCCCGCTCGCTCGCCTTGGCCGCGGCCCAGCAAGGGGTGAGCGTCGCCCGCGCCTACCAGTCCGCGTCGGCAGCCGGACGCGACAGCGCCCTCAGCTTCATCACCCAGCACGGTTCCGACACCCTCCTCAACGCCGCGGCAACCGTGTCCAACCCCGCAACCGGGCAGGTCCAGGTGATCGTCAGCGGCCGGTCCGTGTCCGTGCTGCCGGGCTTGGCCGGCATCACGGTCTCCCAGTCAGCGGCCGGACCGGTCGAGCGATTCACGCTGGCAGGCCCCCGATGAGACACGCGGCGATCGGCGGCGAGCGGGGAGCGGTGAGCCTCGAGCTGGCCATC from Cellulomonas sp. NTE-D12 encodes:
- a CDS encoding type II secretion system F family protein; protein product: MSTVIAAVAGALVVAGVLMALVGVRRSEPSPPKQRRRRPRPRSAADWWGRWRWGTAGGLGLVVWAVSGWPVAGMIVAAVLVGLPYLLGSAKVAARQIDRVEAIEEWTRRLADVLATGVGLEQALTASATTCPPPLRSEVTALVARLTARWPAEQALGAFADDLDDAAGDFVVASLLLASRRRGPGLSGVLTAVAGSVADEVAARRKVEAERAKPRSTARLVTLITLGVAGVLALNGTYLAPYGDGLGQLVLAAIAAAFTGCLLWMRALTLTPPAPRFLTTGADGGAR
- the istB gene encoding IS21-like element helper ATPase IstB, coding for MTTKTPTRDVTSELAFLTRALKAPTLRDAVDRLAERARAESWTHEEFLAACLQREVAAREAHGGEGRIRAARFPARKSLEDFDFDHARGLARDQIAHLGTLDFVTARENVVFLGPPGTGKTHLATGLAVRACQAGHRVQFATASEWVDRLATAHHDGRLQDELRRLGRYPLIVIDEVGYIPFEPEAANLFFQLVSARYERASLIVTSNKPFGRWGEVFGDDTVAAAMIDRLVHHADVIALKGDSYRLKNRDLGRPPAATTD
- a CDS encoding type II secretion system F family protein; amino-acid sequence: MTPLWLTLLAGGLVGGGLIVALAGLSPAHPDLADAVHRLLPTDEDLRLTARPVATGRAARLRARALPQVAHGLGLDRFATDLRTLHLTPEDLAAKKVGYTLVGLVFPPLMSTVLLVAGVRLPFTVPTAAGLVLGGVFFFLPDLSLRQDATKARAALRSATCVFLELVAMERLADAGPTEALDRAAAIGGSAQFTRISDALLRAELAGQPSWTGLTDLAAETGVSELADTADIMRLAGRDGAAVYATLRARAASLRTQLLASSTAQANAASEHMVVPVSLLGLCFMALLGYPALMRILLS
- a CDS encoding ATPase, T2SS/T4P/T4SS family; the protein is MLPAADPVTVRQVRAVVAEQLAERLQARSVQSSDARRELARSLVAAELSERGRERVRHGDEPWPVEVELATARAVMAALFGLGRLQPLIDDPDVENIEVDGHDQVWVSYADGRDVRHPPVADSDAELIEMLQLLAARTGGAERTFTSAHPALHLRLGDGSRLAAVAWTTPKPHVVIRRHRVRDIDLDDLIALGTLDSALAAFLRAAVRAGKNIVVTGLQNAGKTTLIRALANEFDPMERFATIEKEYELHLHDLPDRHPRVVALEAREGSAEHDGAGRRPGEVSLSDLVVDALRLNLRRIIVGEVRGPEVLPMLEAMSTGDGSLCTLHSRTATHAIDRIVTLCLSAGVHMTDTFAYRLLAGAVDLIVHIELLTEHGQRRRYVSQVLEINGLGETNRPATTAVFGPGVDGRAVPLHRPGFLPELVRAGFDERVLDHRDGTWTTALDGAR
- a CDS encoding TadE family protein, translating into MRTRQPRCPTARDRGSVSVELAIVFPALLVIVTALIQYALWFHARSLALAAAQQGVSVARAYQSASAAGRDSALSFITQHGSDTLLNAAATVSNPATGQVQVIVSGRSVSVLPGLAGITVSQSAAGPVERFTLAGPR
- the istA gene encoding IS21 family transposase, which gives rise to MIGVEDWAEVRRLRRVEGMALSAIARELGIARNTVKKALASDRPPKYERAAKGSLVDQVEPVIRGLLASCPTMPATVIAQRIGWAHSLTILKDRVRVLRPYYLPSDPATRTSYEAGARVQCDLWFPPVDVPLGAGQVGSPPVLVMVAGYSRMMFATMLPSRQAPDLIAGHWLLLSGMGVVPRELVWDNEAAVGSWRAGKPKLTEDFEAFRGVLGIGVHQCRPRDPEAKGLVERANGYLESSFLPGRTFTDPGDFNAQLSEWLPLANRRSHRALGCKPVERWAADRDAMLALPPVAPQLGWRARVRLPRDHYVRLGSNDYSVDPVAVGRFVDVVADLERVTVSLGAKTVASHERCWARWQTITDPAHRAAALAMASAAAHRPTIPDPADEVEQRDLGAYDAAFGLTDVA